A genomic region of Pseudomonas frederiksbergensis contains the following coding sequences:
- the glmS gene encoding glutamine--fructose-6-phosphate transaminase (isomerizing), with protein MCGIVGAVAERNITAILLEGLKRLEYRGYDSAGVAVYTNGEKLERMRRPGKVSELEQALAAEPLAGRLGIAHTRWATHGAPCERNAHPHFSGDLAVVHNGIIENHEALREQLKALGYVFTSDTDTEVIAHLLNHKLKDLPDLTVALKATVKELHGAYGLAVISAQQPDRLVAARSGSPLVIGLGLGENFLASDQLALRQVTDRFTYLEEGDIAEIRRDSVQIWDIDGNVVEREAVQYRDNTESAEKGEFRHYMLKEIHEQPSVVQRTLEGRLGPNQVLVQAFGPQAAELFAKVRNVQIVACGTSYHAGMVARYWLEELAGIPCQVEVASEFRYRKVVVQPDSLFVTISQSGETADTLAALRNAKELGFLASLAICNVGISSLVRESDLTLLTQAGREIGVASTKAFTTQLVGLLLLTLSLGQVRGTLNKDVEAELVEELRRLPTRLGEALAMDSTVEKISELFADKHHTLFLGRGAQYPVAMEGSLKLKEISYIHAEAYPAGELKHGPLALVDDDMPVVTVAPNNELLEKLKSNLQEVRARGGQLIVFADEKAGMSNGEGTHVVNMPHIHDILSPILYTIPLQLLSYYVAVLKGTDVDQPRNLAKSVTVE; from the coding sequence ATGTGTGGAATTGTCGGCGCAGTCGCGGAACGTAATATCACCGCCATTTTGCTCGAAGGTCTGAAGCGCCTCGAATACCGCGGCTACGACAGCGCAGGTGTGGCGGTTTACACCAACGGTGAAAAACTTGAGCGCATGCGTCGCCCGGGCAAGGTCAGCGAGTTGGAACAAGCGCTGGCCGCCGAGCCGTTGGCCGGCCGTCTGGGTATTGCCCACACCCGTTGGGCGACTCACGGTGCGCCATGCGAGCGTAACGCTCACCCACATTTCTCCGGCGATCTGGCGGTGGTGCACAACGGCATCATCGAAAACCATGAAGCCCTGCGTGAGCAGCTCAAGGCACTGGGTTACGTGTTCACCTCGGACACCGATACTGAAGTCATTGCCCACCTGCTGAACCACAAACTCAAGGACCTCCCTGACCTGACCGTTGCCCTCAAGGCCACCGTCAAGGAATTGCACGGTGCTTACGGCCTGGCCGTTATCAGCGCACAGCAACCGGATCGTTTGGTCGCGGCTCGTAGTGGCAGCCCGTTGGTGATCGGTCTGGGTCTGGGTGAGAATTTCCTGGCGTCCGACCAACTGGCGCTGCGTCAGGTCACTGACCGTTTCACGTACCTGGAAGAAGGCGACATCGCTGAGATCCGCCGTGACAGCGTGCAGATCTGGGATATCGATGGCAACGTTGTCGAGCGCGAAGCGGTGCAGTACCGCGATAACACCGAATCCGCCGAGAAGGGCGAGTTCCGTCACTACATGCTCAAGGAAATCCACGAGCAACCATCGGTCGTGCAACGCACGCTGGAAGGCCGCCTTGGCCCGAATCAGGTGTTGGTACAAGCGTTCGGCCCACAAGCCGCCGAGCTGTTCGCCAAGGTCCGCAACGTGCAGATCGTCGCCTGCGGCACCAGTTATCACGCCGGTATGGTTGCGCGTTACTGGCTGGAAGAACTGGCCGGGATCCCGTGTCAGGTCGAAGTCGCCAGCGAATTCCGCTATCGCAAAGTAGTCGTGCAACCCGATTCGCTGTTTGTCACGATCTCTCAGTCTGGCGAAACCGCTGACACTCTGGCCGCACTGCGCAACGCCAAAGAGCTGGGATTCCTCGCCAGCCTGGCCATCTGCAACGTTGGCATCAGCTCGCTGGTGCGTGAGTCTGACCTGACTTTGCTGACCCAGGCCGGTCGCGAAATCGGTGTGGCCTCGACTAAAGCGTTCACTACTCAGTTGGTGGGGCTGCTGCTGTTGACCCTGTCCCTGGGTCAGGTGCGGGGCACCCTGAACAAAGACGTGGAAGCAGAACTGGTCGAAGAACTGCGCCGCTTGCCGACTCGTCTTGGCGAAGCGCTGGCGATGGACAGCACCGTCGAAAAAATCTCCGAGCTGTTTGCCGACAAGCACCACACGCTGTTCCTCGGCCGTGGTGCGCAGTACCCGGTGGCGATGGAAGGCTCGCTCAAACTCAAGGAAATCTCCTACATCCACGCTGAAGCCTACCCAGCCGGCGAGCTCAAGCACGGCCCGTTGGCACTGGTCGACGACGACATGCCGGTGGTAACGGTGGCACCGAACAACGAACTGTTGGAGAAGTTGAAATCCAACCTGCAGGAAGTTCGTGCCCGTGGCGGCCAGCTGATTGTGTTTGCTGACGAAAAAGCCGGCATGAGCAATGGCGAAGGCACGCATGTGGTCAACATGCCGCACATCCACGACATCCTGTCGCCGATCCTCTACACCATTCCGCTGCAGTTGCTCTCGTACTACGTCGCCGTGCTCAAAGGCACCGACGTCGACCAGCCGCGCAACCTGGCGAAGTCGGTGACGGTGGAGTGA
- a CDS encoding glutathione S-transferase family protein, with translation MHAIKLYNFPRSGHAHRVELMLSLLELPTELIFVDLAKGAHKQPDFLALNAFGQVPVIDDQGVVLADSNAILVYLAQKYGKGRWLPADPVGTARVQRWLSVAAGPIAFGPAIARLITVFGAPYNAEEVIARSHNLLKVIDQELSKSTYLAGNEPTIADVAAYSYIAHAPEGNVSLADYANVQSWLARVEALPGFVGMPRTVAGLQTA, from the coding sequence ATGCACGCTATCAAACTCTACAACTTCCCACGTTCCGGCCACGCCCACCGCGTGGAGTTGATGCTGTCCTTGCTTGAGCTGCCAACGGAATTGATTTTTGTCGATCTGGCGAAAGGCGCGCATAAACAACCGGACTTTCTCGCACTCAACGCCTTCGGCCAAGTCCCGGTGATCGATGACCAAGGTGTAGTGCTGGCGGATTCCAACGCCATTCTGGTGTACCTGGCGCAGAAATACGGCAAGGGCCGCTGGCTGCCCGCCGACCCGGTCGGTACGGCCAGGGTTCAGCGCTGGTTATCGGTGGCGGCCGGGCCGATTGCCTTCGGTCCGGCCATTGCACGGCTGATCACGGTGTTCGGTGCGCCTTACAATGCCGAAGAAGTGATCGCTCGTTCCCACAATCTGCTCAAGGTGATTGATCAGGAACTGAGCAAATCTACCTACCTCGCCGGCAATGAGCCGACCATCGCCGATGTTGCTGCCTACAGCTACATCGCCCATGCGCCGGAAGGCAATGTGTCGCTGGCCGACTATGCGAACGTGCAGTCCTGGCTGGCGCGTGTCGAGGCCTTGCCCGGCTTCGTCGGCATGCCACGCACCGTGGCCGGTTTGCAAACTGCCTGA
- a CDS encoding DeoR/GlpR family DNA-binding transcription regulator — MSKRNTPQRRHNILALLTEQGEVSVDELAKRFETSEVTIRKDLAALESNGLLLRRYGGAITMPHELVSDPSQAVSQYKQSIARAAVTRIREHARIIIDSGSTTAAMIPQLGQQPGLVVMTNSLHVANVLSELEHEPVLLMTGGTWDPHSESFQGQVAEQVLRSYDFDQLFIGADGIDLVRGTTTFNELLGLSRVMADVAREVIVMVESDKIGRKIPNLELPWSSIHTLITDDRLPQEARDQIQARGINLICAAVSQEK; from the coding sequence ATGTCAAAGCGCAATACACCACAACGTCGCCATAATATCCTTGCCTTGCTGACTGAGCAGGGCGAAGTCAGTGTGGATGAATTGGCCAAGCGCTTTGAAACCTCGGAAGTTACAATTCGCAAAGATTTGGCGGCGCTTGAAAGCAATGGCTTGTTGCTACGCCGTTACGGCGGCGCGATCACCATGCCGCACGAGTTGGTCAGTGATCCGAGCCAAGCTGTCTCCCAATACAAGCAATCGATTGCTCGAGCTGCGGTAACGCGGATTCGTGAACACGCGAGAATTATCATCGACAGCGGCAGCACGACCGCCGCGATGATTCCGCAACTTGGGCAACAGCCGGGTCTGGTCGTCATGACCAATTCCTTGCACGTCGCCAATGTGTTGAGCGAGCTTGAACATGAACCGGTGCTATTGATGACCGGTGGAACCTGGGACCCGCATTCCGAGTCATTTCAGGGGCAGGTCGCCGAGCAGGTCCTGCGCTCTTACGATTTTGATCAGTTGTTCATCGGTGCCGACGGCATTGATCTGGTACGAGGTACCACGACGTTTAACGAATTGCTCGGTCTAAGCCGAGTGATGGCCGACGTGGCCCGTGAAGTGATCGTGATGGTCGAATCCGACAAGATCGGCCGCAAGATTCCAAACCTGGAACTGCCATGGAGCAGCATCCATACCCTTATTACCGATGATCGCCTGCCGCAAGAGGCTCGCGACCAGATTCAGGCCCGCGGCATTAACTTGATATGCGCGGCAGTCAGCCAGGAGAAATAG
- a CDS encoding ABC transporter permease — protein sequence MNKVLRHYIPATAQRLLPNRWDLIAMPLVIGFLLFFSIGAHQTWAPISTLQTQVISLDPADLPEYAIRTTLRMLAAMVASLIFTLVYGTLAAKSRRAEKLLVPVLDILQSVPVLGYISFTVTFFLLLFPGRVLGAECAAIFAIFTSQAWNMTFSFYQSLRTVPRDLEEVSSNLQLSGWQKFWKLDVPFAIPGLVWNMMMSMSGGWFFVVASEAITVGDKTITLPGVGSYLATAIEQRDMHAVGYVILAMIVVILIYDQFLFRPLVAWADKFRMEDTASQAGAPESWVLNLIQRTRVVQRLLRPFLRAIVRITNMRLSLPRSKAVVVQASPTVSRAIDWVWAAAIVAMTLYALYHIVIYVGSEVTLDELWHVIGLGAITLLRVALLILVASLIWVPLGVLIGLRPHLAEKIQPLAQFLAAFPANLLFPVFVIVILHYQLNPDIWLSPLIVLGTQWYILFNVIAGASAFPNDFREAAANFRIRGWQWWRKVMLPGIFPYYVTGAITASGGAWNASIVSEFVSWGQDKVVAHGLGAYIAQTTAAGDFPKITLGVVVMSFFVVAFNRLLWRPMYAIAENKLRLN from the coding sequence ATGAATAAGGTATTGCGTCATTACATACCGGCCACGGCACAACGGTTGCTTCCCAATCGCTGGGATCTGATCGCCATGCCGTTGGTGATTGGCTTCCTGCTGTTTTTCTCGATTGGCGCACACCAGACCTGGGCTCCAATCTCGACGTTGCAGACGCAGGTCATTTCGCTGGATCCGGCCGACTTGCCCGAATATGCGATCCGCACGACATTGCGCATGCTCGCCGCCATGGTCGCGTCACTGATCTTTACCCTGGTGTACGGGACATTGGCGGCCAAAAGCCGGCGGGCAGAGAAGCTGCTGGTGCCAGTACTGGATATCCTGCAATCGGTGCCGGTGCTGGGCTATATCTCGTTTACCGTGACATTTTTCCTGCTGCTGTTTCCAGGACGGGTGCTGGGCGCGGAGTGCGCGGCGATCTTTGCCATCTTCACCAGCCAGGCCTGGAACATGACGTTCAGCTTCTACCAGTCGCTGCGCACGGTGCCTCGAGATCTGGAGGAGGTGTCCAGCAACCTGCAGCTTTCCGGCTGGCAAAAGTTCTGGAAGCTCGATGTGCCGTTCGCCATTCCGGGCCTGGTCTGGAACATGATGATGAGCATGTCCGGTGGCTGGTTCTTCGTGGTGGCCTCGGAAGCGATCACCGTGGGTGACAAGACCATCACCTTGCCGGGGGTCGGTTCCTATCTGGCAACGGCCATCGAGCAACGCGACATGCACGCAGTGGGTTACGTCATTCTGGCGATGATTGTGGTCATCCTGATTTACGACCAATTCCTGTTCCGGCCGCTGGTAGCCTGGGCAGACAAGTTCCGGATGGAAGACACGGCTTCACAGGCCGGGGCCCCGGAGTCCTGGGTACTGAATCTGATCCAGCGTACCCGGGTCGTTCAGCGCCTGTTGCGGCCATTTCTGCGGGCCATCGTGCGTATTACCAATATGCGCCTGAGCCTGCCACGCTCCAAAGCGGTGGTGGTTCAGGCCAGTCCGACGGTTTCAAGGGCTATCGATTGGGTCTGGGCGGCGGCGATTGTGGCGATGACTCTTTACGCTCTGTATCACATTGTCATCTACGTCGGCAGCGAGGTGACGCTGGACGAACTCTGGCATGTGATCGGTCTGGGTGCCATTACCCTGCTGCGGGTGGCCTTGTTGATTCTGGTGGCCTCGCTGATCTGGGTACCGCTGGGCGTGCTGATCGGCTTGCGCCCGCATCTGGCGGAGAAAATCCAGCCGCTGGCCCAGTTCCTGGCGGCGTTCCCGGCGAACCTGCTGTTTCCGGTGTTTGTCATCGTGATTCTGCACTACCAGTTGAACCCGGACATTTGGCTGAGCCCGCTGATCGTGCTGGGTACCCAGTGGTACATCCTGTTCAACGTGATCGCTGGCGCCAGCGCCTTTCCCAACGATTTTCGCGAGGCCGCGGCCAACTTCCGCATTCGCGGCTGGCAGTGGTGGCGCAAGGTCATGCTGCCCGGCATTTTCCCGTATTACGTGACCGGTGCGATTACTGCCTCGGGCGGGGCGTGGAACGCCAGTATCGTGTCCGAATTCGTTTCCTGGGGACAGGACAAAGTGGTCGCTCACGGTTTGGGTGCGTACATCGCTCAGACCACCGCGGCTGGCGACTTTCCAAAAATCACCTTGGGCGTGGTGGTGATGTCGTTCTTTGTCGTGGCGTTCAACCGCTTGCTGTGGCGGCCGATGTACGCCATCGCTGAAAACAAACTCCGTCTGAATTAA
- a CDS encoding LysR family transcriptional regulator, with the protein MDRLQEMQVFVAVAQEQGFSAAARRLGLSAASVTRAVAALEVRIGTQLLTRTTRSLHLSEAGQRYLEDCRRILADIQEAEASAAGSHAEPRGQLTITAPVLFGELFVTPVMVGYLEQFPDISINALLVDRVVSMVEEGIDVAVRIGELPDSNQHAILVGEVRRVICGSPDYLRRHGRPVHPNDLGRARIVATSSIGQQRNWPFTEAGEVLSVRPEPCLVVTANQAAITAAALGLGLTRVLSYQVASKVATGELEIVLQDFELPPLPIHVVYQGGRKAPVRVRSFVDYAVSALREHPALRT; encoded by the coding sequence ATGGACAGACTCCAGGAAATGCAGGTATTCGTTGCCGTGGCGCAAGAGCAGGGCTTCTCTGCGGCGGCGCGGCGCCTGGGGTTGTCGGCGGCCAGCGTGACGCGGGCGGTGGCGGCGCTGGAGGTACGGATCGGCACTCAACTGCTGACACGGACCACGCGCAGTCTGCATTTGAGTGAGGCCGGTCAGCGTTACCTGGAAGACTGCCGACGCATTCTGGCGGACATTCAGGAAGCCGAGGCTTCGGCCGCGGGCAGTCACGCAGAGCCGCGTGGGCAGCTGACGATCACCGCACCGGTGCTGTTCGGTGAGTTGTTCGTGACGCCGGTGATGGTTGGCTACCTTGAGCAGTTTCCCGATATCAGTATCAACGCGTTGCTGGTCGACCGAGTGGTGAGCATGGTCGAGGAGGGCATCGACGTCGCCGTGCGCATCGGTGAGCTACCCGACAGCAACCAGCACGCCATTCTGGTGGGTGAGGTGCGGCGGGTTATCTGCGGGTCTCCTGATTATCTGAGGCGTCATGGCCGGCCTGTGCATCCCAATGATCTGGGCCGAGCGCGGATCGTCGCCACCTCGTCCATTGGGCAACAGCGAAACTGGCCCTTTACCGAGGCCGGTGAGGTGTTGAGCGTTCGCCCTGAACCGTGTCTGGTGGTGACGGCGAATCAGGCGGCAATCACGGCTGCAGCCCTGGGGCTTGGATTGACCCGGGTTCTTTCCTATCAGGTGGCCAGCAAGGTTGCTACCGGTGAGCTGGAAATCGTCCTGCAAGACTTCGAACTTCCACCGTTGCCCATCCATGTGGTGTATCAGGGCGGACGCAAGGCGCCGGTGCGGGTCCGCAGTTTTGTGGACTATGCGGTGAGCGCGTTACGGGAACATCCGGCGTTACGTACCTGA
- a CDS encoding Nramp family divalent metal transporter has product MSNMKIETAVLDSAHVGDIRGAFGTIRHDDIAPRKGWWQRFKTLMAILGPGLIVMVGDNDAGAFSTYGQAGQNYGTMLLWTMALLIPVLYVNQEMVLRLGAVTGVGHARLIIERFGKFWGAFSAIDLFILNALTIVTEFIGISLGMEFLGVPKVAGVCVAAVFIMLAASTGDFRRFERFALILVVGSLLLVPIFVMIHPPMAQVAHDFFIPQLPADGKLSEVLLLIIGIVGTTVAPWQLFFQQSYLIDKRITPRFIQYERADLWLGIAMVVIGAVAMIAFTAQVFVGNPEFGQFTDAGAIATGIAKYHGRLPGVLFAIALIDASIIGAMAVSLSTAYALGDVLNLKHSLHRKPSDAKGFYLMYCGLIALAAALVLIPGVPLGLLTNAVQTLAGVLLPSATVFLLLLCNDKEVLGPWANKRFTNVITAVIVAVLVLLSIILTAAVAFPDMSGETITNILIGGGLVGLVIAIAVNVLHARKEVDDGLLPENTVTFTQQMMYSWRMPPLAQLKPMVLSQRNRIWMGVLRGYLVVAMGMVIYKVIQLALA; this is encoded by the coding sequence ATGTCCAACATGAAGATTGAAACTGCTGTTCTTGACAGCGCCCACGTCGGAGACATCCGCGGAGCATTCGGTACCATCCGTCATGACGACATCGCCCCGCGCAAGGGTTGGTGGCAACGCTTCAAAACACTGATGGCCATCCTGGGCCCAGGGTTGATCGTAATGGTCGGCGATAATGACGCCGGCGCATTCAGCACCTACGGCCAGGCCGGCCAGAACTACGGGACCATGCTGCTGTGGACAATGGCACTGTTGATCCCTGTGCTGTACGTCAATCAGGAAATGGTGCTGCGTCTGGGTGCAGTGACGGGTGTCGGCCACGCCCGGCTGATCATCGAACGCTTCGGCAAGTTCTGGGGTGCATTCAGTGCGATCGACCTGTTCATTCTCAACGCGCTGACCATCGTCACCGAGTTCATCGGCATCAGCCTCGGAATGGAGTTTCTCGGTGTGCCCAAGGTGGCCGGGGTGTGCGTGGCAGCAGTGTTCATCATGCTGGCAGCCTCTACCGGCGACTTCCGGCGCTTCGAACGCTTCGCATTGATCCTGGTCGTGGGTAGCCTGCTGCTGGTACCGATTTTCGTGATGATCCACCCACCCATGGCGCAAGTCGCTCACGACTTTTTCATCCCGCAACTGCCTGCTGACGGCAAGCTGTCGGAAGTGTTGCTGCTGATCATCGGCATCGTGGGTACCACCGTCGCACCATGGCAGCTGTTCTTCCAGCAAAGCTACTTGATCGACAAACGCATCACCCCGCGCTTCATCCAGTACGAACGCGCGGATCTATGGCTGGGCATTGCGATGGTGGTGATTGGTGCAGTGGCCATGATTGCCTTCACCGCGCAAGTTTTTGTCGGTAACCCGGAGTTCGGCCAGTTCACCGATGCCGGCGCCATCGCCACAGGCATCGCCAAATATCACGGGCGCCTGCCGGGCGTACTGTTTGCCATCGCGCTGATCGACGCCAGTATCATCGGTGCAATGGCGGTGTCGCTGTCGACTGCCTACGCACTGGGCGATGTACTGAACCTGAAACACTCGCTGCACCGTAAACCAAGCGATGCCAAAGGCTTTTACCTGATGTACTGCGGCCTGATAGCGCTGGCTGCGGCGCTGGTGTTGATTCCAGGTGTGCCGCTCGGCCTGCTGACCAATGCGGTGCAAACACTGGCTGGCGTGCTGCTACCGAGCGCCACCGTGTTCCTGTTGCTGCTGTGCAACGACAAGGAAGTGCTGGGCCCATGGGCAAACAAGCGCTTCACCAACGTCATTACTGCGGTCATTGTCGCGGTACTCGTACTGCTGTCGATCATCTTGACAGCAGCGGTGGCCTTCCCGGATATGTCCGGTGAAACCATCACCAACATCCTCATCGGTGGCGGCCTGGTGGGGCTCGTCATCGCCATTGCCGTGAATGTGCTGCACGCCCGCAAAGAAGTCGACGACGGGCTGTTGCCTGAAAACACCGTTACCTTCACCCAACAAATGATGTACTCGTGGCGGATGCCGCCACTGGCACAACTGAAGCCGATGGTCCTGTCGCAACGTAACCGCATCTGGATGGGGGTGTTGCGCGGTTACCTGGTGGTGGCGATGGGCATGGTGATTTACAAGGTCATTCAACTGGCGCTCGCATAA
- a CDS encoding ABC transporter ATP-binding protein: MNSQTEKTGAHSEIYALKNVSRGFGKGKDELQVLSDVDLTLREGEIVGMLGRSGSGKSTLLRIIAGLILPSSGEVRYNGSLLTGPAEGVAMVFQTFALFPWLTVLENVEAGLQALQVEPKEARKRALAAIDLIGLDGFENAYPRELSGGMRQRVGFARALVVNPTLLLMDEPFSALDVLTAETLRTDLLDLWSGGQLPIKSILIVTHNIEEAVLMCDRVLVLSSNPGRVVAQINVPFPQPRNRLDPAFRKMVDDIYALMTNRRSADAKTGKAELQLGSPLPEVSTNLMAGLISALAAEPYYGQDSLSNVAERLLLEVDDLFPVAEMLEHLGFAELKGADIKLTDAGKLFDEYGTQERKTIFADHLLRYVPLAARIRQVLQERRGHWAPRVRFEQELGDSLNDTAVEETLENVISWGRYAEIFSYDDNTETFSLEDVEGSL; encoded by the coding sequence ATGAATAGCCAGACTGAAAAAACAGGCGCGCACTCCGAAATTTATGCACTCAAGAACGTCAGCCGCGGGTTCGGCAAGGGCAAGGACGAGTTGCAGGTGCTCAGCGATGTTGACCTGACCCTGCGCGAGGGCGAAATCGTTGGCATGCTGGGCCGCTCCGGGTCCGGCAAGTCGACGCTGCTGCGGATCATTGCCGGGCTTATCCTGCCCTCTTCAGGCGAGGTTCGCTATAACGGCTCGTTGTTGACCGGCCCTGCCGAAGGCGTGGCCATGGTCTTTCAGACCTTTGCCCTGTTTCCCTGGCTGACGGTTCTGGAAAACGTTGAGGCCGGTCTACAGGCGTTGCAGGTCGAACCCAAGGAAGCGCGCAAACGTGCGCTGGCCGCCATCGACCTGATCGGCCTCGACGGATTCGAAAACGCTTACCCTCGGGAATTGTCGGGCGGTATGCGCCAGCGGGTGGGCTTTGCCCGGGCGCTGGTGGTCAACCCGACCCTGCTGCTGATGGATGAGCCGTTCTCGGCGCTGGATGTACTGACGGCAGAAACCCTGAGAACCGATTTGCTGGACCTGTGGAGCGGCGGCCAGTTGCCGATCAAGTCCATCCTGATCGTGACCCACAACATCGAAGAGGCGGTGTTGATGTGCGACCGCGTGCTGGTGTTGTCGTCAAACCCCGGCCGGGTCGTAGCGCAAATCAATGTGCCGTTCCCCCAGCCGCGCAACCGTCTGGACCCGGCCTTTCGCAAAATGGTCGATGACATCTATGCACTGATGACCAACCGACGCAGTGCCGACGCCAAAACCGGCAAGGCCGAACTGCAATTGGGCAGCCCGTTGCCTGAGGTATCGACCAACCTTATGGCCGGTCTGATTTCGGCGCTGGCGGCCGAACCGTATTATGGGCAGGACAGTCTCTCCAATGTCGCCGAGCGTCTGCTGCTGGAGGTCGATGACCTGTTTCCCGTCGCGGAGATGCTCGAGCATCTGGGGTTTGCCGAGCTCAAGGGCGCCGACATCAAGTTGACCGACGCGGGCAAGCTGTTCGATGAGTACGGTACCCAGGAACGCAAAACCATTTTTGCCGACCATCTGCTCAGGTATGTGCCATTGGCCGCCCGTATTCGCCAGGTGTTGCAGGAAAGACGTGGTCACTGGGCGCCGCGTGTGCGTTTCGAGCAGGAATTGGGAGATTCGCTCAATGACACCGCGGTAGAAGAAACACTGGAGAACGTGATCAGTTGGGGCCGGTACGCCGAAATATTCTCCTATGACGACAACACCGAAACCTTCAGTCTGGAGGATGTCGAAGGCAGTCTGTAA